From Pogona vitticeps strain Pit_001003342236 chromosome ZW-PAR, PviZW2.1, whole genome shotgun sequence, one genomic window encodes:
- the MRRF gene encoding ribosome-recycling factor, mitochondrial isoform X1, whose product MAGFLRCLRQLAPVVCSSAKLSLRAPINYRVLLWHGCRDSWILPTLPTRHLATKKAKAKGKGQARVNINISLVEDIINLEEVNEDMQAVVTDLQEEFNKTLNIRTSPGAFHHITVVTSSGKFPLNELAQITLKSPQLMLVNMSNFPESTAAAVKAIQESGMNLNPEADGAIIRVPVPKVTREHRENLVVVAKQVTNKAKEALRKIRTRAVNQTRKAKGTASVSEDTLKLIEKQIQQMTDDVTAELEKLLAAKTKELLG is encoded by the exons ATGGCTGGATTCCTGAGGTGTCTCCGGCAGTTGGCACCCGTGGTCTGTTCCTCCGCAAAGTTGTCGCTCCGGGCCCCCATCAACTACCGGGTCTTGCTTTGGCATGGCTGCAGGGACAGCTGGATCCTGCCAACCTTACCCACCAGACACCTTGCTACCAAGAAAGCCAAAG CAAAAGGGAAAGGCCAGGCCCGAGTGAACATCAACATCTCTTTAGTCGAAGATATCATCAACTTGGAAGAAGTAAATGAGGACATGCAGGCAGTGGTTACAGACCTACAGGAAGAGTTCAACAAAACTTTGAATATCAGGACCTCCCCAG GGGCTTTCCATCATATTACGGTTGTAACCAGCAGCGGGAAATTTCCTTTAAACGAGCTTGCGCAAATCACTCTGAAGTCTCCACAACTCATGCTTGTCAACATGAGCAACTTCCCAGAA AGCACAGCTGCGGCTGTGAAGGCTATCCAAGAGAGCGGGATGAACCTAAACCCGGAAGCAGACGGCGCCATCATTCGAGTGCCCGTCCCCAA AGTCACCCGCGAACACAGGGAGAACCTGGTGGTTGTGGCCAAACAGGTCACCAACAAAGCCAAAGAGGCGCTCAGGAAAATACGTACCAGGGCCGTGAACCAGACCAGGAAGGCCAAGGGCACCGCCTCGGTCTCCGAGGACACCCTCAAGTTGATAGAGAAGCAG ATCCAGCAAATGACAGATGACGTTACCGCCGAACTGGAGAAACTGTTGGCGGCCAAGACGAAGGAGCTGCTGGGATAA
- the MRRF gene encoding ribosome-recycling factor, mitochondrial isoform X2, with translation MAGFLRCLRQLAPVVCSSAKLSLRAPINYRVLLWHGCRDSWILPTLPTRHLATKKAKAKGKGQARVNINISLVEDIINLEEVNEDMQAVVTDLQEEFNKTLNIRTSPGAFHHITVVTSSGKFPLNELAQITLKSPQLMLVNMSNFPESHPRTQGEPGGCGQTGHQQSQRGAQENTYQGREPDQEGQGHRLGLRGHPQVDREADPANDR, from the exons ATGGCTGGATTCCTGAGGTGTCTCCGGCAGTTGGCACCCGTGGTCTGTTCCTCCGCAAAGTTGTCGCTCCGGGCCCCCATCAACTACCGGGTCTTGCTTTGGCATGGCTGCAGGGACAGCTGGATCCTGCCAACCTTACCCACCAGACACCTTGCTACCAAGAAAGCCAAAG CAAAAGGGAAAGGCCAGGCCCGAGTGAACATCAACATCTCTTTAGTCGAAGATATCATCAACTTGGAAGAAGTAAATGAGGACATGCAGGCAGTGGTTACAGACCTACAGGAAGAGTTCAACAAAACTTTGAATATCAGGACCTCCCCAG GGGCTTTCCATCATATTACGGTTGTAACCAGCAGCGGGAAATTTCCTTTAAACGAGCTTGCGCAAATCACTCTGAAGTCTCCACAACTCATGCTTGTCAACATGAGCAACTTCCCAGAA AGTCACCCGCGAACACAGGGAGAACCTGGTGGTTGTGGCCAAACAGGTCACCAACAAAGCCAAAGAGGCGCTCAGGAAAATACGTACCAGGGCCGTGAACCAGACCAGGAAGGCCAAGGGCACCGCCTCGGTCTCCGAGGACACCCTCAAGTTGATAGAGAAGCAG ATCCAGCAAATGACAGATGA